The Populus alba chromosome 6, ASM523922v2, whole genome shotgun sequence genome contains a region encoding:
- the LOC118048280 gene encoding serine carboxypeptidase-like 51, with protein sequence MGKHYLVFLCLLGIFCFPLLHSYLALAAGTDDGSEQWGYVEARPKAHLFWWHYKSPHRVEDPTKPWPIILWLQGGPGGSGVAFGNFIEIGPLDGGLNPRNSTWLLKADLLFVPGFSYVEDEALVVRSDEEAAADLTALLKELFNGNETLQKSPLYIFAESYGGKFAATLGVSALKAIEAGELKLQLGGVALGDSWISPEDFVFTWGPLLKDLSRMNSNGLNSSNSLAVKIQQQLAEGKYEDATSTWRELEHVVSSNSNNVDFYNFLLDYVNDPVIGSTTQESKGFVAADSYSRYMSTKMYPSPGSTGVRSTVNLYDLMNGPIRQKLKIIPDNVTWDGQGGLVFQAMVGDFMKPRIQEVDELLAKGINVTIYNGQVDLICSTKGAEAWVNKLKWDGLQNFLSLDRSPLYCKSDNTTTKGFTSSYKNLFFYWILGAGHFVPVEQPCVSLQMVGNVTKSPNNF encoded by the exons ATGGGGAAACACTACCTTGTTTTCCTTTGCCTTCTAGGAATATTTTGCTTTCCTTTGCTTCACAGTTATCTGGCCTTGGCTGCAGGAACTGATGATGGCTCTGAGCAATGGGGATATGTTGAAGCTCGACCCA AGGCTCATCTATTTTGGTGGCATTACAAAAGTCCTCATAGGGTTGAAGATCCCACAAAACCATGGCCAATAATTTTATGGCTCCAAGGAGGACCA GGAGGCTCTGGTGTAGCATTTGGAAATTTTATAGAAATAGGACCGCTGGACGGCGGTCTGAACCCCCGCAATTCGACTTGGCTCCTGAAAGCAGATCTTTTATTTGTG CCCGGTTTTAGTTACGTGGAGGACGAGGCACTGGTGGTTAGGAGTGATGAAGAGGCAGCAGCTGATTTAACTGCTTTGTTGAAAGAGCTCTTTAATGGAAACGAAACTCTCCAAAAAAGTCCTTTATACATTTTTGCTGAGTCATATGGAGGCAAATTTGCTGCCACACTCGGGGTTTCAGCTCTCAAAGCCATTGAAGCAGGGGAATTGAAGCTTCAGCTAGGGG GAGTTGCTTTGGGAGATAGCTGGATTTCTCCTGAAGATTTCGTG TTTACATGGGGTCCTCTTCTCAAAGATCTATCAAGAATGAACAGCAATGGCTTAAACAGCTCAAACAG tttagctGTAAAGATTCAGCAGCAGCTAGCTGAAGGAAAATATGAAGATGCGACATCAACATGGAGAGAACTAGAGCATGTTGTCTCTTCCAACAGTAACAACGTG GATTTCTACAACTTCCTGTTGGATTATGTAAATGATCCTGTCATCGGGAGCACAACCCAAGAATCAAAAGGATTTGTGGCTGCTGACAGCTATTCGAGATATATGAGCACTAAAATGTATCCATCACCAGGGAGCACTGGAGTGAGGAGTACCGTAAACCTTTATGACCTAATGAACGGGCCAATAAGACAGAAACTAAAGATTATTCCTGATAATGTGAC ATGGGATGGACAAGGTGGGTTGGTTTTCCAGGCCATGGTTGGTGATTTCATGAAGCCCAGAATCCAAGAG GTTGACGAGCTCTTAGCCAAAGGAATAAACGTGACTATATACAATGGACAG GTTGATCTCATATGCTCAACCAAAGGAGCAGAAGCGTGGGTTAACAAACTCAA GTGGGATGGTTTGCAGAATTTCTTAAGCCTGGATCGTTCTCCTTTATATTGCAAAAGTGATAACACCACCACAAAGGGATTTACAAGTTCGTACAAGAACTTGTTTTTCTATTGGATCCTTGGAGCTGGCCACTTC GTTCCAGTCGAACAGCCTTGTGTTTCTCTGCAGATGGTGGGGAATGTTACTAAATCACCAAATAACTTTTAG